A section of the Malania oleifera isolate guangnan ecotype guangnan chromosome 2, ASM2987363v1, whole genome shotgun sequence genome encodes:
- the LOC131147943 gene encoding probable serine/threonine-protein kinase WNK11 → MPSADQDDEPFIELDPTGRFGRYCDLLGSGAVKKVYRGFDQEEGREVAWNQVQLKNFSMDQSVMDRLQSEVSLLSSLKNDNIISLYSAWNDVPHTTLNFITEVCTSGNLRNYRRKHRHVSIKALKKWSMQILRGLDYLHTHEPCVIHRDLNCSNIFINGNTGKVKIGDLGLATIVGKNHAAHSILGTPEYMAPELYEEDYTEVVDIYSFGMCLLEMVTMEIPYSECDSVAKIYKKVTTGVKPQALNKVEDPEVRGFVEKCIAQPRARPSASDLLKDSFFSNLEYGNIANSAH, encoded by the exons ATGCCTTCTGCCGATCAAGATGATGAACCGTTCATTGAGCTGGACCCGACCGGTCGATTTGGCCGCTACTGTGATTTGCTGGGCTCTGGTGCTGTGAAGAAGGTTTACCGCGGGTTTGATCAGGAGGAAGGCAGAGAAGTGGCCTGGAACCAAGTTCAATTGAAGAACTTCAGCATGGATCAATCAGTAATGGATCGTCTTCAGTCGGAGGTTTCTTTATTGAGTTCGCTGAAGAATGACAACATCATCAGTCTATACAGTGCTTGGAATGACGTTCCGCACACCACATTGAATTTTATCACTGAAGTTTGCACGTCTGGGAATCTCAGGAATTACCGTAGGAAACATCGCCACGTCTCAATCAAGGCCTTGAAGAAGTGGTCGATGCAGATTCTCAGGGGTTTGGATTATCTCCACACTCATGAGCCCTGTGTCATTCACAGAGACCTCAACTGTAGTAACATCTTCATCAATGGAAACACCGGCAAG GTGAAAATCGGTGATCTAGGCCTGGCAACAATCGTGGGGAAGAACCATGCGGCACATTCGATACTTGGGACGCCGGAGTATATGGCCCCGGAGCTGTACGAGGAGGATTACACAGAGGTGGTAGACATATACTCCTTTGGTATGTGTTTGCTTGAGATGGTAACAATGGAGATACCATACAGTGAATGTGACAGCGTCGCCAAGATATACAAGAAGGTGACTACTGGGGTGAAGCCCCAGGCATTGAACAAGGTGGAAGATCCTGAAGTCAGAGGCTTCGTGGAAAAGTGCATTGCCCAACCGAGGGCAAGACCATCGGCATCTGATCTTCTCAAGGACTCCTTTTTCTCTAATCTCGAATATGGTAACATTGCAAACTCTGCTCATTGA